One Echeneis naucrates chromosome 4, fEcheNa1.1, whole genome shotgun sequence genomic window, ttaatCTGGGTGTGTGAAGCCTGAATGTAACTGACAAACCACTTTAATATACCAAGCAAGGGGCGGaattgcaaaagaaaaactgaaaattgttAAACTACCAGTAAATTCCCTTAGACTCCTTCAATATTACATTAAATAAGGTCCCTGAGATTCAGCGTAGCAAAAGGTTATACAAGTCACTAAGTCTGTTTTACAGTAATGCTGTTCCCAGCGTAGCTGAGTTGGCCCCTTGGGTAAATATTAGCTGTGGGCTCTTATTGACCCCGTCCTACTTCCCCCTCTGTGGTGTATGCACTATATTTCTATCAAGTATGGCACAAAAGGCAGATTAATTATATTTTCCTAGAACCAAACGTAGCCGTCACAGTAATTGTCCTTGCTGGAATATTCCAAATATGACCAAATTGAATATGCAACATGTGAGCACATTAAAAATTGAAATGTCTGGATGTTTGTACTTTGCCTTTCAGTTTGGAGGTTTCCTTTGTCTCGACTTTGCCGAGGTTTGTGTGTGACCTGTTTCCAATTGTGGATATTTAGCCACCATGTTAGCCACCCTTTTACAGTACCTGCTGTGTAATTCCTCTTTGTGACCATTTCCTGGGTGGAAGATTGCAATATTTAGGTGGGCACAGAAGCATTAATTGCACTCCACATTACAGGAGTTTTAGTTCAGTagtgggggatttttttttttccccctttaaaaaaaaaaaaggataaaaggtTTTCTGTCATCTGCCAGCAGTTTTTAACAGTACTGCCTTTATTTCCTCGTATATCTGTCCCAGGTAGGATAGGAATGATTAGGTACTCATTTTCAGCTGTACTTCagtcattattgttgttgttgttttaactaATGGTGCCACCTGTTCCACACACAGCTGGCTAATTCGGGTCTCATTGTCTCATTCTAACTGTCTGGCTCAATTATTCCAAATCATTGAAGAATTTCCAttgactattaaaaaaaaaaaaagctcaaatgtACTCCAAATAAATGGTTACGTCATCTTAGAGTACAGAGATGCAGTATATTTACAGAAGAGTGTTTCACTTTCACTCGGTGCACCTGCAACACTCAGATGAAGAGCTGGTGTTGGAAGGcttcatttttatgaatgaatgttttgaaCACGCTTCATATTGAACTTGAATTTTTAATgattgttttattctgaaacgTCTTGTGGCTCTGAGCAACCAGTATAAGTAGGTTGGCACTGTCActgagagaaaagggggagaCAGAGTAAATTTTCCTTGGTATTAATTTATACAAAGTATCATCCTCTTCTGAATTCTTAACAAATATGCACCAATAAGCTttcatttactgttttattGTCTTTCAGATACGGTAGATACTTTCATGTAATGTTAAGCCACACTTGAAATTATTTGTTCAagtattaatttgtttttacaatatCAAGCCATCTACACAATTGCGACATCGAACAAAGACGCACAGAAAATATCTAACACAATGAGGAAACCTACCAATACAAATCTTATTTCTCTAAAATATTCTCCTCATAACTGACACTTGTACCAAAGTAAATCCCTAAGCACTTTAGTCTGTTTTCATTAGTTAGGTGCAGATGCTGTGGCCAATTTTAATTGATGTTTACAAGATTTAAATGGGCTCATGCCAAACCTGGCTGCAAGCTGCAGCTATTTCAGTCTGTTACGAATAACATCCATACATATTCATTAGCAAAAAGTAGTACTCGCCTGTTCAGAGCACACAGAGGGAGATGAGCAGCAAGAGTTACTGTGCAACAAGATAAGACATTTACAGCTGAGAGAATGGGGTGATTCCCACGGGGTGGTCCGCTGAGaccaaaaaaacagattttctgtgtTCAGGGATGAAATGAACACACTTTCAGGATACACAGCAGGTCAACAGTTGCAGCCTAgacttgtttattttgtgtgacaGTCATTCACTCCGTCGGCTGCTCTTTTGGTGTGGAGTCCCCTGCTCACACGTCCATTTGTACCAGCACCAGAACAGGTGGGGACTCGGCCACCTTGGCCTTGCGATGCAACAGATGAGTGAGGCTTCTGAAGGATGGAGTGGCTCGGAGGAGGACTTCCTTCAGGCCAGCCCGAAACTCTCTGCGGACCAGGCAGTAAAGCACAGGGTTGAGGCAACTGTTGGTGTGtgccaaacacacagtcagggGAAAAGCGTAGGCCTGCACGTTGTAAAAGGCTTTGCTGAAAGGAACAAGGTCAAACTTAATGAGCACTCCCCACAGAGTCAGCGCCTGATTGGGAAGCCAGCACAGAAAGAAGGACAGAACCACAATGACAATGGATTTGGTGACTTTGGAGTGTCGTTTTTGGCGGCCCTGCTGAATCTCCGGGCCTGCTGCACCTGCCACCCGCCGGGTGAGGATGAGGCGAAGTAGCAGGAGATAACAGACGGTGATTATGATCAGCGGGATGAGGAAACCCAGCAGAACCTTTTGCAGCTGGTATAGACCCAAAAGAAGCTGTGGGTCCAAACTTCCTGAGTCTGGAAAACGCACTAGGCATAGCTCCTCATCTGACACCTGGGCTGTGGTGGAGTAGATGGCATGAGGCAAAGTGGCAAGCAGAGAGACGGCCCAGATGCCCAGGCTGGTCCACTTCgccctggctgctgctgcacgtCGGCTGTGCATCTTCAGTGCAGAGGAGATGGAGTAATAGCGTGCCACGCTCATAGCTGTGAGGAAGAACACACTGGCGTACATGTTCATGGTGGTTACAGAGCTGACGATCTTGCACATCACACGACCAAATGGCCAACGGAAGTCCAGAGCCGTGTCCACTGCCCAGAAAGGTAAAGTCAGCACAAACTGGAGATCTGTGATAGCCAGGCCCATGACAAAGCAGTTGATGGACGACTGCTTCTGTCTGTAACGTGAGTGCAGCAGGTACAGAGCCAGGGAGTTTCCCACCAGCCCCAGTGCACAAACTATAGAGTACACACATGCTATCATCCCACGCACCAGCAGACTGGAGCTGTCTCCCTGCAACTCCATGATGGACTCCTTGGTGAGGAGCTGCAGCCAGCAGTGGAGGGATAGGTTGCTGCTGGGACCTCCGCTGTCCTCCTGCAGGATCTGCTGCTCACAGGGCTCTGCAGCCGGCGGCTGGACTCCAGTCTCATTCTCCTGCATGGCTGCACTCTCCTGCTCACATATCACCCCGGACTGCAAAGTGAAAACGCTGCGTGTCACCAAAAAAAGCCAGAGGCAAAACTTTGTGACTCTGACATTTCCAGCTCCCACAGATGTTGTCCTCTGCTCCGTTATCCTCTCCTCATGAACACTCCCCAGCTCTGCGCGCCACGCTCGTTTATAGGTGCCACGGGGACGCGCGCAGCTCAGTCGCGCCGCCGACGCTGCCCTTCCCACCGTGCAGGGTGGAGCGTTTAGACAGGACTCCAGATAATCATACATAAAGTCTTTAGAATATGTGAAGATACTCATAAGTGTAGATAAAACGCCTGTCTAGTTCAGCGACTGTAAATCAGTCTGACATTCATATTACTCCCTCCAGGAAATAGACGGGTCCACAGGTCTTTACGTTACAgatggcttttgtttttccttcccgTCAGAAACGCCACAAACCTGGAAGGAGGAAGTTCACTTGgcaaataaaggaaatctaTTATCGTCCCCCAAACTTTAATCTGCACAAGAAAACTGAGATAAAATAggacttaaaaagaaaaatcctacactaacacaaacacacctgctgCCCACCCACCTCACAATATTAACTCCCACAAAATCAACGATCATGGAAAAACAAAGTGGAGAAATATGCAACCAAATAGCAAACTGTAATATTGTGGCAGAAAGgagtcagatggggaatctctttattcacaacGCCGTGAGAGAGAAATCCAACATTACACAACGTGATATGCCTTTTTATACTAAAGAcaggctgagtgtgtgtctattgTGTGGATAGCCGTCGTCCTTATCTTGACCTTCGACCAAGATGTTTTCTACTTATTGCTATGACTCGTTCTGTCCCAGCACAGGTCCTGGTGAGCTGGTTCTCGCATTGACACCTGAGCAGAGACGAGGCCTCTGTCTGTCCCCTACAATAGTAATGGCAGCTTTACACATtccctcctcagtaaacgtcCTATTCAGAGTCCCCCTGCATGCTGTAACTTAAAAAAGGAATAAGGGAACAAGATTGCATGGGGGTTAATTACAGCAAAAGCACGTAACTATCTTCAGAAGTGTCTCCACTCTGTTGCTGGTTTTCTGTTCAATCAAACTGTAAGAACATGCTCCCTCTATTACATGAAAACGACCACTGTGTTGTGCTGCGTTGTCTATTAGCTGGCATCCAGTGGGGAAATGTGCCATACCACCCGTCGAAGCTGCTGCAACGTTTTTCCAAAAGCAGCACCCATGTGAGCTGTTTCTACAGAATCAATGTAGAAacagttttagacaaaacaaaaaggacaccGGGTATAAATCAGCCCTGTAACTGGTGTTAGGCTACTTATCATGTCTGAAAGTTATACCTCCCTCTaagtttttaaacaaattaaaaagacattGCTGGATGGGAAAAGAGTTAATCTGCGCTGTATTAATCCTTTGTGACCCAGTTTTTGTCATCCTAACAATCCCAAAACCTCCAAAGTACAGGCTCTGACAGTCTGCTGCGTTTAATGTTCTAAGCATTCCAgtctgaaatgttgaaatagtCAGCAAAGGCTGCTCACTAAGCACCTGACGTTTCACAGGTTTACTCAAAACCACTTTTCATCCACTCAAGTTGTTATGCAGCTGTGAGTCTGGATAAAACTGCCTCTAATTACCTGTAATAATGGGAAGCCACTTACCTTAAAGCTCACACAatgtggtaaaaaaaacaaaattctcCTTCgctttatgtgtgtgttctaGGTTTTAGCATTGCAACTTCAGCTCTTCAATGCCACAGGCAGGGCCCTCTATCAGGCTCTAGAGAGCTGCCAAGTTACTTAAACAGCGGAATTAATATTCTCCCAGGCGCTGTTTGTATTCTAAGGAGGGCCGTTTACCTGCAAATGGCACAAAAGTCAACATAGCACTAACACTTTTGGAATAATTGGTAGATGTGGGCAAGAAATTAGCAACATTTTCAGggaaaatattatgaaaatgtgttcaaaATTCACACGATGCTGTAAAACTGATTATTTTGACTTTACTTGACTACAACTAGATTTTTGgctttcacatttaaaaaaggcaGACCTACCTCTGACCATTCACTGTGATCCCTCTCTGTGTGGTTGAATAATGTGGACAGTTCGCATGGTGGACTGAACCACCAAAGGAAATCTGTAGATGACACGCTTTCCCGTTCATCTGAATGGGAAGCGTGTCCaagcttttgactggtactgtataaGATGCATAGTAatcacacaataacacaatcgTATATTTCAAAGCAGTCTTTAACATGTGACTTGTGAGATTTCCAGGTTAGtggttagttagttagttagttagtggTCGATGTGTTTGGGGATGGAGGTCCAGAGGGAGATTgttccaccccccccccccgtcttcTGAGTGGTGGTGATATGACGCCGGTGTCAGAGGAGCTTGTCTGTCAGGTAGTCTGGATATGGAGGGCTTTGTGAGTGAGCAGGAGGGTTTTCAATTGGAGCCGCTGTGGAGCAGAAAGCCAGCTCGTCTGCCAGGTGTGTTTggagatgagcagcagagcactGGATGTTCTGGGGTTTGGGAATTTTTGGATGAAATGAAGGCATGCATCAGGGTTCAGcagcggaggaggagaggcagcgTTAACTTACTTTATCATTACATGGTATGAAGCACGTATGAAAGTCAGAATGGAAAAATTAAAGAAACTGAACCCCCCCCAGAGATGACAttgtaatggtgtggggaacTTTCAAACTCTTAAAATGAGGAATTCTGCTGACTTAAatattccatttttattttattttgaataacaAAAATAGCAGCATCTATTAAGTAAGTAGTAATGTtgttagtagtagtagtagtagtagtagcagcagtagcagtagtagtagtagtagtagtagtagtagtagtagtagtaaggTTTTCAAAAGTGattcacattaaaacaagaaGTAAATGAAAGTTGGCAAAAAAATAAGGGAATGTTTGTACCTTCAAGCATTTGTAAATACAGAGTTAAAAAACAGTGTCAtactgtaactttttttttttggggggggggggggttgacctTTAATGGTAAGCGGAGCCACCAGCTCTGGGGCAACACCGTGCCAGGTTAAGGAAACCTTCATGTGTTTGTACTGTGTATCTGTTTGGAGCAGGTGTGTTGACTCGCCCCCTCCCTCACCACATCGAGCTCTTCCCTCCAAACTCACTTCTGCCTTGCTGCATCTGAGCCTGGAACTACCTGCATTATTTGTGATGGGTCATTTGTTCATGGGAAATCTTAATTCCTCTCTGGGTGTGTCCTTCTCAGCATTTTACCTCAGAATGGTTATCTGAGAATCCCACAGAAATTTGCCATGACAGAGCACTTTATTTCGGACAGTTCTGTGATATGTACTTTTGATATGTTGATGCATAAGCTCCATAGTAAAAAATGTTACTCAGGAatctcatttatttgtttaaccAGACAGATAAAATGTATGCTGCCCTCCTCGAAAGGGGAAGAgctgtttatctttgtgttaGCTGACCCTGCTCAGTGTAGGAGTGGAGAAATTGCAATTCTAAACTGCCAAAAATCTTAAAAAGGAAAGTGGATCCAAAGCTGATTTAAAATGCTTCCTACTCACAGTGAGGTGTCTGCTCTGTTAACGTTTTACAGGGCTTGCCCTGCCCACACTGCTGTCATTGTGATCAGAGGCTGATGTAATTGTAGTGACTTTGAGTCATTTCAGAGTGTCTCTGCCTTCAgactacatttacatttctccATTCAGTCCAATGTGAACtgtaacagcagctgtttttgtttttttttttctatttgggCTAAAACCCAAACTGCAAAAATGTTGTGCCAGGGGTAATTTTATCAACATTGATGAAATATGTGAGGAAAGAGCACCCTTAGAGCAGACAATcaaagttgtttattttgttttctatgagATCATTTGTATTCAGTTCATCCTTGAATGCCTGTTCAAAAGTTAAAACTGACAATCTGGCCAAGGGCAGTCTGCCATTAAAACTGCTGAGCAAACAAGTGTACATTTTGCTTTTCACAGTGTACCCAGCCACGTTTTATCTTATGGATTAGAACTGTAATCTGCCTCATGCAGTAatgatttctgtcttttcagagGGTATACATTTTGTAATGTAAAGTCACATAAATAGATTATACAACTGGACCAAATTAACATGAATGAAGTGTATAAATTACACTTCAAGAATTTCATATTATTGATTTTAATAGGCACAAGAAAAGTAACTCATTTGCAGAGCTTTTGATTTAGCTGATGTCACTTCAGCCATATGGGTTCAGAGGAGCCCgtcagttgtttgtttggtgcAGTCTGCCCTTTACCCTGATTAAACCAGACACCGCCTAGCCAACCATTAGGCAACATCAACAATTTTCCAATAAATCTTGTCGACTGTGTGACGAGAGAGTAAAATATGTcaattttttgtgttgtgtccAAAATATAGTTTAAAAACCAATATTTAGTTTCTCTCTATTACtcactttccatttttttcatgttgagcTACAACGTCTTTTGCCTACATATTTGATTTAGTTTGCTTAACATTTGTGAAATACTTCATACAAattgctctttgtgtgtgtgtgtgtgtgtgtgtgcgcgcgcgcgtgtgcgcgtgtgcgtgtacTGTGATTATCATGCAGTTCATCTATTCCAGGGCAAAGCCACTGGTAATTTCCTGTGCTGATGTGTGCCTTGACTTGAGAGTCAGAGAGGTCAGTGAGAGGTTACAGTTTATagtgaaaatggaaataagTGGCATTAAGAGGTTGCTGACTAAAGTTAGTACCAGCTCATCAGTAATGTGACAATAAAGGTTAATCTAATTCATTAACATTCATTTCAACCAAAAGCAGGGACAACGTACATTTTAAAGCAGTGTTTTATTCTGCAGGTATAATGAAATTTCATTCATTACATGCTATAGATTGAGGTATGTTGCACTTTTGACAGTCAGccaattttcatttaaaaattttaccttaaaatatgagcttttttttcatgatgaatAATAAACTGTCCCTGTAATCATGTTAACTTAGTGcaggaaaaaagacagcagaaacGTCCAAAGAAGTGAGCTGTCAAACTTCAGTATTTTACATGGGAACTGGACCTTCAATTCCccccttcttaaaaaaaaaaaaccccagggatcaataaagtcaTTCTGATTCTCTCTGAGTTTTGTGCTCCTCACCAAACCTCCAGCTAACTCCTTCTGTTTATCTGGGTCAGCTTCAAtccttgaaagaaaaaaaaaaaacatttgtaaattagaaaaagaaactgaggcCATTCTTTGATTCACTCACTCCATTCCAGACACTGTGTGGGTGCAGATCCACAGATGTGTCGAGGCCTCCCGGCTCCAAACGGATTTGGCTAATCAGAGACGCATCTTAAGGGGCTGATTGGAAATGCTGTTGATCAAAAAAACTTTCTTCCtgattaaagacaaaataagagtCAAATAAGACAACAGGGGACACACGGAGAGCAGAGCGATGGATAATGAGAGAACCAGGTCATGAATCATCTGCCCATTATGAGACagaacacattttgtgtttctaaaAAGCACGTGAAACAAATGTATTACTTTTGTATAACTGCTGAAGCTTCCCTCACACTAAGATTTAAATTATTCTGTGTGAACTGGTCATTTTAAAGCGGAACCACAATCCTTTCCATTTCAGACGGTTAATACTAAATTGTTTGTAAATTGGACAAGGCCAGACCAAAAGTCAGACCTGAGCAGAAGAGAAAGGGACAGTTAATCAATTTTGCAGAGATTAGAAAAAAAGGGAACCCTCCAGTtgcaaagaataaataaattacacacaTCCAGTAAACATTTGGTAGAATTCTTTTCCTCTAAAACTACAGTTAAGTTAAAGTTTAGCAAATTAAAGTGAACAGCTGTTTGAAATGCTCTAATTCTAACGTTTTCACATTATTatgcctgaaaacaaacatagtAAGAAATATAccttgtcatttatttttggagTTGTGCATGTTTCTTCAATTTTTAAATGTACCCAatccaaaaaaataattttaatcagGGTGAAGTCTGATTTGTCTGCCTGAGATTGGTTTTATACCCTCCAGGTGCATTAGCAAGTGTTGTGATTGATTACCAGAggatcaaaaacatttttttttctttttctggctttATGGGATGACATGCAGCAGATGACACTGACTGGAAGTGAACCAGTGTCACAGACCAGGACCATGCTGCCTCCTGTTTATGGAGCACGTGCTCTACCCACTTTTCCCCAGTGCCCCAAAGCTCCGTTTTTAATATCCTCTTTGCACacattgtatttcatttattatgtatttggatctgaaatttaaaaataaatgaaaaagtaataatcAAACGTTAGACAGCTCAGCTCAATGGCGTCGCTGAGTCACAGACTTTTCAACATCAAAAACTTTATTCAATGATTTTTCAGGCTTTAAGATccaggtttgttgtttttagagaGAATGACGCCTCTTTGAATAATTTGGATGCCAGTAAAGCCCAGCAGTCTGGATCATAAGTTATCAGAAAACCAATCAATGCAAAGCTTAGCAGTCTTGGCTCTTAACCCCTTCCTGACATCCTGACTATAATCCCATGCTGTCTTTTCTTGTTATTTTGAttgagaaaaacagagcagcagaagtAACGTGCATATCTGCATAACAGATTATTCTGGACAGTATAGAGATAATAACTTTTATTAAGGGACAACTATTCACATTTTTGGACAATCTCTTAAAAAGCACTGCATTGTGTAAATTCAGTAAATTCAAAGATTTCTTTTCCTCCAGCTCAGTAAtcatttgtgttattgtctGACTTTTGATTCAGAAACAAACATGTCTTCCTCATCAGCCCCAGTAGGACTTTTACTCCCCATAATGTGCCAACTTATCCATTCAACATAGTAAACATTATACCTGCTAATCGTGAAGATGTCGGCCTTTGGACTGTGGTTACAACATTGGCATTTAGTGCAAAGTGACTTATTGTGTCTCAGTGTATCCTCCAACTCCTGGAAGTGTTATTTATCTTTGTATTCATGGCCAGATAAAGTGTGAAGGAAGTACTGTACTTTAGTTGAAGCTGTCAGGAACCTAACAAGGCAACTTCAGAGAATAACAGCAGGAAATACCAACCAGCTCATCACTTGATGCTGCTGTTCTTCTTCATATTAcaaatttcatttgaacatgCTGCAAGAGCTTCACGCAATTATCAGATAATAGCTTTTGTTAGCTACTGACAGCCTGACAGCCTACTGTTGGTTTGTAGTGTCAGCTTCATAAtcaaggaaaagaaagactAAAAGTAGAAACTAGAAGTATTGGTTGGAATTTCAATTTCCCTTTgcatttacattatttaaagttgttttttatttatatatatatatatatataatttcagtAAAGGCTGGATATTTTAAGACATTCTAGGGAAATAAAAGATCAGAGAACTCATCAACACGCAGCAGTGTCAAGAACAAGAAATATTGCGCTGTGTCCTAAAACTTTATAGGAAAAAATTGATCCACAGTGTTTTGATCCTACTGatcacattttgacatttttaatttaagacaGTTTTATCCAGAAATAAGTCCAAGTTCAGATCAATTCTTCAGtgaaaaaatgctttcaaattCTTTTACAGTTCTACAAATTATGCGCTGGGGATCAAAACTGTACACATCATCGAAGCCCTATTTACGCAGTCTCACAACACTAATTTACTCTGGCATTTTATCAAAGCCAAAGGATACACAGTTTTGACAAGCAATTTCTATGTAAGATTCAAATCTAAAGAGTGTTATAACAGTAtaacaaaaaaaggcaaacatacaggctgaatatatatattaaaagcAAAACAGGAATGATTGGACCTAATTTCTGTCTGTGTAAACAGCAGCCTCAGATAATTCCCTGCTCTACCATTAGGAGAGGAACAATTTGGGGAATTCGCATATAGCTAATTCCATCATGCCGCTTACATGTCGTCAGCGTGCGGTCGCAGCTTCGTGGAGCCTTGAGGACCCAAGGTCACAGTGGCTATGTGACCAGTAATTGGGTCTACATGGAAATGGTCAGTTCTTTCTTCCTGACTGCTGTTTACAGACATGGCCTCAAAACTGGACTGATCTTGGCTCACTCTTAGCTTTCCCATCATTGCAGCGATGTCTTCCTGTCCCTTCTCTCCAGGGAAATGCCGATGCAGAGGCTCTGACTCATCTTCCATTGAGAATGGGGAATCAGACACATGCAGCACACGGGAAGCCTGAAGGTTTTGCAGAGACCGAGACTGAACTGTGAGAGAAAGATATTGAGAAAAGATTAGCAAGTTCACAGCACATGGACACACTGCTCTATTTTTCGGCATAGCTCTTTATAAACTTGGTCTaatctttatatttttacaaactgaaataaatcctCGGCTGTGAGGCTCTGTGGGGGAGAACTGGTTCAGCTGTGCATGAGAATGAGGTTGTAACAAGCTCCTCTGCTGTGACAGAGAGGTTCTGGATGAGTTGGTGGGTGGGCGCAGCACAAACATATTTGCTGAAGATACTCACTCCTCACTGGACTGAAGTCTCCCTGGCTGACTTTCGTGTCAGAGAATGGCTTCAGGCTGGGAAACAGGATTAGGGAGAAGGAAAGCAGGAGCACCTGAGAATGTGAtagaaagaaacagaggaaaagatGTCAGTTAGCAAAAGGACAGTCACAATAAGTGGAAAATGTGTAATTCATGCTGCATTCAACTCAAAGACAGCAGATATTTGAAAATCTGTATAGTGGATCTGCTTTAGATTGCTATAGGAGAGAACAGTTAACTGAGTTAACGGTTGAGAATAAAGCTAGCTCATACATATAGAtttaaaattacaatttttaGAGTTCTGGTCCACTTATGTTGCCtcaagtcattttattttattccactgTAGTGAGCAAAACCAATAAAGGGCTCCTGTTCAAATTGTACATTTCTCTCAATGTGTCTCATTGTGTCCTTTGGGATGTGTTGTCCATTGTGTACATATCCAGATAACTTGTTCTCAATGGCTAATCCAGCTGTTGTTGCTATTCTGTTTGCTATGAGggagaatttttatttatttatttatgtatgtatttacgtatttctttatttattgtttgatgaGTCATTTGGAAGTTTTGGACAGTTTGTTTATCTgcctggcacacacacagagaatgtCCCTACCAGTACACATGTCCCAGTCTGGGCTGGCTTATTAGATGTATTCATGACTAGAGCTTGCAGCCTGCGCAACTGTTCCATTAATGacctgcagagaggagaaggtacaaaaagaggaagagagtaTGTAAGATGAAGGGAGAAGGCAAAAGAATTGATGAATAAGACGCTTGTGGGAAAAAGGCCATTTTGAGTGATGAAATGTAATGCGTTTCCACATGATTAcggagaagaggaaagaaatgacTCACATGTTGCATTTCTCTAGCTTTGAcactttcctctgcagctcctggtTGTGTGCATTGCAAGCAGCCATCCTAGAGGAGATGGCATACATGAGAGGAAAGACGAGAGAAAAGAGACAAGGTCAAAGCCCTCACTCCCAAAAAGAGACTGTGGAAAGTGATGTTTCAATACTAGATAGAAGTCATTAGTCTTTTCAAGACAATGGTGCCAATTTaatcagagttttgttttgaaagggaATGAAAGAGGGGCGTTTTAGTCTTTCCATGATTTACATGCATGAACGTTGGAGGATTTTGTCTCCAACCACAAGTACATATTGTACTATGCTAATACACTAGAACCTCACAATTTGAACCACAGCTGTTTACACCGATCAGTGTCCCATAAGGAAGGAGCtaacaatcaaacaaatcaaagggAGTTTAAGCAGTATGACACTAGTGGAATGAATCAGACTTCCACAGCATAAAGTGGCTGAGGGCTTCCTTTTAGaaaactggggaaaaaataaaggagAGCATATGAAATCTGTTGTCATTTCGCTTGTTACTGCTCTGTAAAATTTAGACTCATACCTGCTCTCCAGTCCATCAATAtactcctttttcttctttcggCTCTCCTGTGCAGACTGCTTGTTGCGAATCTTCCGGCGTATTTTCTTCAGGATCCTTTCTTCATACTGATTGGCAGAAAGGGGAAGGCAACATTGTAATTTTAAGCCGCAACTAGATAACCCCGGGGGAACTTCAAATTGTTTTAAGTGAAAAAGGTATTGATAGTGATGTACCTTTGTGAGCGGTAGTTGGCTGGGGAGAGTCACCCCTTCCTTTGCTAAAAGCTTCTTCTCATCGTCATTCAGAATCAACTCTTGAATAGAGGGCTGGGATGGCTGTGGGGGCTGGTGGCGAgatacaaatattaatatttaaaacatcaTCACTGTTTGATTAAATTTTCTCTTCGTCCCTacagctctccctcct contains:
- the creb3l3a gene encoding cyclic AMP-responsive element-binding protein 3-like protein 3-A encodes the protein MEHYPDQGCDGIELLDWLFDQNDGILRHEEPECRDAHHTWPVHDLNQMLPPEPANNDFLNALLSGSDSVSGSPLWSPSPSDSGISEDPPSDQMDSPQHPESPPGDAQYFSKVPQTKAALEANVAIDLNGWEPSFPLGRTRITEYPSDGCRPQLPSGFPLTVKDLLLSGTPEPPPQPSQPSIQELILNDDEKKLLAKEGVTLPSQLPLTKYEERILKKIRRKIRNKQSAQESRKKKKEYIDGLESRMAACNAHNQELQRKVSKLEKCNMSLMEQLRRLQALVMNTSNKPAQTGTCVLVLLLSFSLILFPSLKPFSDTKVSQGDFSPVRIQSRSLQNLQASRVLHVSDSPFSMEDESEPLHRHFPGEKGQEDIAAMMGKLRVSQDQSSFEAMSVNSSQEERTDHFHVDPITGHIATVTLGPQGSTKLRPHADDM
- the rxfp3.2b gene encoding relaxin family peptide receptor 3.2b, whose amino-acid sequence is MQENETGVQPPAAEPCEQQILQEDSGGPSSNLSLHCWLQLLTKESIMELQGDSSSLLVRGMIACVYSIVCALGLVGNSLALYLLHSRYRQKQSSINCFVMGLAITDLQFVLTLPFWAVDTALDFRWPFGRVMCKIVSSVTTMNMYASVFFLTAMSVARYYSISSALKMHSRRAAAARAKWTSLGIWAVSLLATLPHAIYSTTAQVSDEELCLVRFPDSGSLDPQLLLGLYQLQKVLLGFLIPLIIITVCYLLLLRLILTRRVAGAAGPEIQQGRQKRHSKVTKSIVIVVLSFFLCWLPNQALTLWGVLIKFDLVPFSKAFYNVQAYAFPLTVCLAHTNSCLNPVLYCLVRREFRAGLKEVLLRATPSFRSLTHLLHRKAKVAESPPVLVLVQMDV